The Caldisalinibacter kiritimatiensis genome contains the following window.
AAGTGCTACTAGAAATAATATGCAATTAATAGCTGTCGTTTTAAATGACTATAATTGGTTTAATGATTGTTATGGTTTATTTGATTATGGTTTTGAAAACTATATATCCTATATTGTATTCGATAAAGGACAATTAGCGAAAACTGTTTATGTAGACAATGGCCAAAAAGAATATTTACCTTTAATTACTGCAGATAAGTTTTTAATACCTCTAAAAGAAAGCGAAAAAGGAAAAATAAAAACTGTAATTAAAGCTCCTGATAAAGTAGAAGCACCTATAATCAAAGGTAAGAGTTTAGGAACTGTTGAAGTATACTTAAAGGGAAAATTAATTCACAAAGAAAATCTACTTGCAAAGGAAAATATAAAAGAGAAAAATACACTTGATAAAATTTACGATTTCATTCAAAATTTATTTAAATAATGAAAAAGAGGTGGTAGTTGTTAATAATTACTGCCTCTTTTTTTATGTTCTTTATTGTTTTTGTAACAAAATAACACAAATTAAATATTTTAATATTATAGGGACTTTTAGAAAGGGGGTTACATTTTGACTAAAGAACGCTTAGAATGTGTTGACGCTGGTAGTGAATATTGCCCTTGTTATCTAGCTGAAACAAATAATTGTATAACATGTTCACATTTACAAGGTAAAGATTTTTGTGACTGTAATTGGAGAGGAGTATGTATATATCAAGAATATGCGTGGAATGGTTACAAAAGTAAATTTAACCGTACAACTACAAAAGCAGCTATTGTAAAAAGAATAAATGTTACTGATAATTGTACAGTTTTAGAACTCAAAGTCACTAAAACCCTTGCTCGACAATTAAGTGAAGCTGGTTCATATGTTTTTTTAAGAGACATAAACTTACCTTCTTATTTTGATGTGCCAATGTCTATAATGGATACTGATGTAACAAATGGCTGTGTTTATATAGCTTATCAAAAACTTGGTTCTAAAACTAAAAAATTAGATGATACGAAAGATAAATTATTTTTAAGAGGACCTTATTGGAATGGTGTTTTTGGCCTTAGAAATCTAAAAAAAGTTAAAAATAGTAAATGTTTAATTGTTGCTAGAGGCATCGCACAAGCTCCTTCAGTATTAGTAGCTAAAAAATTAATAAGAAATAATAATGAAATTGTTATGATTATTGATAAAGGAAAAGTTGGTAAAAACTTTATAGATGAATATTTGGAGGGTTTGAATCTAAATATAGTTGAAGAAAATGTAATGCAAGAAAAGGGCATTTTATTAATCAAAAACATATTAAAAAATGAAA
Protein-coding sequences here:
- a CDS encoding sulfide/dihydroorotate dehydrogenase-like FAD/NAD-binding protein; the encoded protein is MTKERLECVDAGSEYCPCYLAETNNCITCSHLQGKDFCDCNWRGVCIYQEYAWNGYKSKFNRTTTKAAIVKRINVTDNCTVLELKVTKTLARQLSEAGSYVFLRDINLPSYFDVPMSIMDTDVTNGCVYIAYQKLGSKTKKLDDTKDKLFLRGPYWNGVFGLRNLKKVKNSKCLIVARGIAQAPSVLVAKKLIRNNNEIVMIIDKGKVGKNFIDEYLEGLNLNIVEENVMQEKGILLIKNILKNENISLIYSGGSDVLHSKLINMIDDLSIEPYIVATNNGEICCGEGICGSCSTRLKDGTIVKTCKTQVDARKIIERRVCID